From Penicillium psychrofluorescens genome assembly, chromosome: 6, one genomic window encodes:
- a CDS encoding uncharacterized protein (ID:PFLUO_009481-T1.cds;~source:funannotate) has protein sequence MHWKGLRLGTSDGSKRHSVLDLPASTHGRHSEQLPRPGPPTVEPRFSESIPRLNLQDQPDGNADLSIPENGPVSDVAQTDFGGPSAGDTPSLRRNRFSFMRLRHSSDPQLSKSYAKAEEDTPPVPSLPPPKIITTAPSGNEFDQPTKQRPKPKLLSNLRKRSMEELSRTQPEQSSSAPYHKGQGSTDSQIVDSNLSTSQTISEEPGRLSTTSLRSGGREAFPDSHRSSVTDPRFSESSRSDHSYADHAASRTNSPLDNLAAASAGKRFRLPRLKRNRSPLFPLPAKLPPPTKLKNDGPKISPAETPTSGHSDDQDRVSPLPSPSRSSVGLAPSGPPPLLRQDSTTSARSVRSNPSASGRMPKNGRGRSSTMGSLAENQDDPSQDPYMASSGRTSTSTSGRKSFGDMFNFSQRLRQNSEPPIPRNGSPALGGSGTPTSKPASLAFARELPPCPEREEDDTPATYLTRLEENLPRGIIGGILAQSDEEFSKVSLRKYMRGFAYFGDPIDMSIRKLLMEVDLPKETQQIDRFLQAFADRYHECNPGIFASPDQAYFIAFSILILHTDVFNKNNKRKMQKPDYVKNTRGEGISEEILECFYENILYTPFIHVEDVNLRDRQQLKPRRALFKSTSSEHLSKISREPVDPYALILDGKLESLRPSLKDVMSLDDTYDHFGTAGAPDMEELHDAFTKSGILQIISLRSRPDAFMHSSLNNPAEANPGLVDIKVAKVGLIWRKDPKKKRTRSPWAEWGAVLTFSQLYFFRNVNWVRNLMAQHEGYVKNGRQGTLVFKPPLSEFKPDAIMSTNNAVALFDSAYKKHKHAFSFFRHNALEEVFLATSESEMNDWMAKLNYAAAFRSTGVRTKGMIDTNYEGQRYRKTQRAGSISSQKSHLSADNEPASPSIDTDVVAEFITARRHLMAQKIREANEKLFISQKQLDDLLRNARHLQVLTPVHSRARESVIMAAGRMAAKVKWVRQDIWRNKCYRAILLRDLGDDESVVEGTADSVTDQISTHIPIHLASVSGPSVTSVPTADQQAPSIVHTVSSHDTADQPAVETADRPSELHPQISADQIRRPSLPTSTVSAEFTRPGRRLSSGAPPDRSKSYSVDTAASQLQREASILSRGSKYDGASLGSHASRLTAPASFDDDEDRILREAGLLGLGSSPPSRKQAIAESDTGADKKPEESSEISQSDSKPNRARRSLHRTLRDSHNPHTSRHRKNHGSVSSIGPVDDDQIPHNGEGLSRKTPSFTVHGKKASVVTFGSEWQNMPAEDRLKLRKPTPSEEPRASEPAVMSSGGESITSDQHASGRPHSMRSASTTTGLSMRSDDLADFKDAPEEGPDRRSSVISIPAPDTASDQRQPSSKRASMLNGRLAAPVDDRSDRSPSASSTSLSEHPVDPPSQENLREQAVGA, from the exons ATGCATTGGAAAGGTCTGCGACTCGGCACGTCCGATGGCTCCAAGAGGCACAGCGTGCTCGACCTGCCCGCCAGCACCCACGGCCGTCACAGTGAGCAGCTGCCCCGTCCCGGTCCCCCGACTGTCGAGCCCCGGTTCTCCGAATCAATTCCTCGCCTGAACCTCCAAGACCAGCCGGACGGGAATGCCGACCTGTCAATACCAGAGAATGGCCCGGTGAGCGACGTGGCCCAGACGGACTTCGGGGGGCCATCAGCAGGGGACACGCCTAGCTTGCGAAGGAATCGCTTCAGTTTCATGAGACTCCGCCATTCATCCGATCCCCAGCTCTCCAAGTCCTACgcgaaggccgaggaggacaCACCTCCGGTCCCCTCGCTCCCTCCGCCgaagatcatcaccaccgcgccAAGCGGCAACGAGTTTGACCAACCTACCAAACAACGCCCTAAACCCAAGCTTCTATCCAACCTAAGGAAACGGTCGATGGAGGAATTGTCCCGAACCCAACCGGAACAATCGAGCTCGGCACCCTACCACAAAGGCCAGGGGTCGACCGATTCGCAAATCGTCGATTCCAACCTGTCCACCTCTCAGACCATCTCCGAGGAGCCCGGGCGGCTCTCGACAACGTCACTGCGAAGCGGAGGCCGAGAAGCCTTCCCGGACTCCCACCGGTCGTCGGTCACCGATCCTCGATTTTCCGAATCGTCACGGTCAGATCACAGCTATGCCGATCACGCCGCATCTCGGACCAATTCGCCCCTGGATAATTTGGCAGCGGCATCTGCCGGCAAACGATTTCGCCTTCCACGCCTGAAACGCAATCGCAgtcctctcttccctctgCCTGCCAAACTGCCGCCTCCGACGAAGCTGAAAAACGATGGCCCCAAAATCTCTCCAGCTGAGACCCCGACATCTGGCCACTCGGACGATCAGGACCGAGTCTCTCCTCTACCTTCACCATCTCGTTCATCAGTAGGACTGGCACCATCGGGTCCGCCGCCACTATTACGGCAGGACTCGACCACTTCTGCCCGCTCTGTGCGATCTAATCCATCTGCATCTGGTCGAATGCCAAAGAACGGTCGTGGGAGATCGTCCACCATGGGATCGCTGGCCGAGAACCAGGACGATCCGTCTCAGGACCCGTACATGGCGTCTTCGGGAcgcacctcgacctcgaccagCGGTCGTAAGAGCTTCGGGGATATGTTTAACTTCTCTCAGCGACTGAGGCAAAATTCAGAGCCCCCGATCCCTCGCAATGGCTCTCCCGCCCTGGGAGGTTCGGGCACACCAACGTCGAAACCCGCGTCCTTGGCATTTGCCCGCGAGCTTCCCCCGTGTCCCGAACGGGAAGAAGACGACACTCCCGCTACTTATCTGACTAGGTTAGAGGAAAACCTCCCTCGTGGTATAATCGGGGGTATTCTTGCTCAATCAGACGAAGAATTCTCCAAGGTTTCCTTACGGAAGTATATGCGAGGATTCGCCTATTTCGGGGATCCCATCGACATGTCTATTCGCAAGCTCTTGATGGAAGTGGACTTGCCGAAAGAAACTCAGCAGATCGATCGCTTCCTCCAAGCATTTGCAGACCGATATCACGAGTGTAACCCGGGCATTTTTGCGTCTCCCG ATCAAGCGTACTTCATTGCATTCTCAATTTTGATCCTTCATACCGATGTTTTCAACAAGAACAATAAGCGAAAGATGCAGAAGCCCGACTATGTGAAAAACACCCGTGGAGAAGGAATCTCTGAGGAAATCCTGGAGTGTTTCTACGAGAATATCTTATACACGCCTTTCATCCACGTCGAGGATGTTAACCTGCGTGATCGCCAACAACTGAAGCCTCGTCGGGCCTTGTTCAAGAGTACCAGCTCGGAGCATTTGTCGAAGATTTCACGGGAGCCCGTCGACCCCTATGCCCTCATCCTGGATGGAAAACTCGAGTCTTTACGGCCAAGCCTGAAAGATGTCATGAGCTTGGACGATACGTACGATCATTTCGGTACCGCAGGGGCGCCTGATATGGAAGAGCTTCATGACGCATTCACCAAGTCTGGCATTCTACAGATCATATCTCTTCGCTCGCGACCCGACGCATTCATGCATTCCAGCTTGAACAACCCGGCCGAGGCTAATCCAGGTCTGGTAGACATCAAGGTGGCCAAGGTCGGCCTTATTTGGCGAAAGGAtcccaaaaagaagagaactCGCTCGCCGTGGGCCGAGTGGGGTGCGGTGCTGACATTCTCTCAGCTCTACTTCTTCCGCAATGTGAATTGGGTACGAAACCTCATGGCACAGCATGAAGGCTATGTGAAAAACGGACGCCAAGGAACTCTTGTCTTCAAACCTCCACTATCCGAATTCAAGCCGGAtgccatcatgtcgaccAATAATGCCGTTGCTCTTTTCGACTCGGCCTACAAGAAACATAAGCACGCATTCAGTTTCTTTCGGCACAATGCACTGGAGGAGGTTTTCCTGGCCACTTCGGAATCTGAGATGAACGATTGGATGGCGAAACTGAACTACGCAGCGGCGTTCCGAAGCACTGGTGTGCGTACGAAGGGCATGATTGATACCAATTACGAAGGCCAGCGCTACCGCAAGACTCAGCGAGCTGGCTCGATCTCGTCGCAAAAGTCGCATCTGTCAGCGGACAATGAGCCCGCGTCTCCGAGTATCGACACTGATGTTGTCGCTGAATTCATCACCGCGCGCCGGCACTTAATGGCGCAGAAGATTCGTGAGGCGAACGAAAAACTGTTCATTTCACAGAAGCAATTGGATGATCTTTTGCGGAACGCCCGACATCTCCAGGTGCTCACACCCGTTCATTCCCGCGCCAGGGAAAGCGTCATCATGGCAGCTGGACGTATGGCGGCGAAAGTGAAGTGGGTCCGGCAGGATATTTGGCGCAATAAATGCTATCGGGCGATTCTCCTGCGGGatctgggagatgatgagagCGTGGTGGAAGGTACTGCTGATTCGGTCACGGATCAGATATCGACTCATATCCCCATCCACTTGGCTTCGGTCTCAGGCCCTTCGGTCACCTCTGTGCCTACTGCAGATCAACAAGCTCCTAGCATTGTGCACACAGTTTCCAGTCACGACACGGCCGACCAGCCTGCTGTAGAAACTGCTGATCGACCCTCCGAACTTCATCCGCAGATCTCTGCTGATCAAATACGCCGCCCCAGCCTTCCCACATCCACCGTTTCGGCCGAATTTACTCGCCCAGGACGACGTCTCTCTAGCGGGGCGCCGCCCGACCGCTCCAAGTCATATTCAGTCGACACGGCAGCGAGCCAACTTCAGCGCGAAGCATCGATTCTCAGTCGTGGCAGCAAATATGACGGTGCCAGTCTTGGATCTCATGCCTCCAGATTGACAGCCCCCGCTAgcttcgatgatgacgaagacCGTATTCTAAGAGAAGCAGGCTTACTGGGCTTGGGCAGTTCACCTCCTAGTCGCAAGCAGGCCATCGCTGAAAGCGACACTGGCGCCGACAAAAAACCCGAGGAGTCATCAGAGATTTCACAGAGTGACAGTAAACCAAACCGCGCGCGTCGCAGTCTTCACCGCACGCTACGCGACTCGCATAATCCACACACTTCTCGCCATAGGAAGAACCATGGATCTGTGTCTAGCATCGGGCCTGTTGATGACGATCAGATCCCCCACAACGGCGAAGGTCTGTCACGCAAGACGCCCAGCTTTACTGTCCACGGCAAGAAAGCCTCAGTCGTCACCTTTGGGTCTGAGTGGCAAAATATGCCTGCAGAGGATCGCCTCAAACTCCGCAAACCCACTCCTTCCGAGGAACCACGAGCTTCAGAACCTGCCGTCATGAGCAGTGGCGGCGAATCCATCACTTCAGACCAGCACGCAAGTGGCCGACCTCACTCCATGCGCAGTGCAAGCACCACGACTGGACTGAGTATGCGTTCCGACGACCTGGCAGATTTCAAGGATGCCCCTGAAGAAGGCCCGGATCGGCGATCCTCCGTGATCAGTATCCCTGCCCCGGACACCGCTTCAGATCAACGACAGCCATCATCAAAGCGAGCTTCCATGCTCAACGGCCGTCTCGCAGCTCCAGTGGACGACCGCTCGGACCGCTCgccgtcggcatcgtcgactTCTCTGAGTGAACACCCCGTGGACCCGCCGTCCCAGGAGAACCTAAGAGAGCAAGCTGTGGGCGCGTGA